One Faecalicatena sp. Marseille-Q4148 DNA window includes the following coding sequences:
- a CDS encoding CTP synthase yields MTKYIFVTGGVVSGLGKGITAASLGRLLKSRGLKVAAQKLDPYINVDPGTMSPYQHGEVYVTEDGAETDLDLGHYERFIDEDLNRFSNLTAGKVYWNVLNKERRGEYLGSTVQVIPHITNEIKEFIYRVGKQTNADVVITEIGGTIGDMESQPFLEAVRQIAVEVGRENSLFIHVTLVPYLSGSEEHKTKPTQHSVKELQGSGIHPDIVVLRSDRPLEESVFQKISLFCNVKADCVIENRTLPNLYEAPLMLEESNFSSVVCRELQLHTKEADLQEWKELVRKIHNRSGEVKIALVGKYVKLRDAYLSVAEAMRHAGYEKHTHICIHWIDSEHLTKENLQETLKGIHGIIVPGGFGERGVEGMILAADYAREQKIPYLGICLGMQIAVIACARSAAGITDANSGEFDEQCKHKVIDFMPGQQDCIEKGGTLRLGSYPCRIRKGTVLKKCYGSSYIEERHRHRYEMNNEYRSILSNVGLIISGTSPDDRLVEAIEWKSHPFYIGVQFHPEFKSRPNRTHPLFREFIQAALNRKAEEGSEEVAENDETI; encoded by the coding sequence ATGACAAAATATATTTTTGTAACCGGAGGAGTGGTGTCTGGACTTGGAAAAGGGATTACAGCGGCATCACTTGGGCGTCTGTTAAAATCGCGTGGACTAAAAGTTGCCGCACAAAAATTAGATCCGTACATTAATGTGGACCCGGGAACAATGAGCCCATATCAGCATGGAGAAGTTTATGTAACAGAAGACGGGGCAGAAACAGATTTGGATCTTGGCCATTATGAACGATTTATTGATGAGGATTTGAATCGTTTTTCTAATCTGACAGCCGGAAAAGTTTATTGGAATGTGCTGAACAAAGAAAGACGCGGGGAATATCTTGGTTCGACCGTCCAGGTAATTCCGCATATAACAAATGAAATTAAAGAATTTATTTATCGTGTTGGAAAGCAGACGAATGCCGATGTAGTAATTACAGAAATCGGAGGAACCATTGGCGATATGGAATCCCAGCCGTTTCTGGAGGCTGTTCGACAGATTGCTGTAGAAGTTGGACGGGAGAATAGTCTTTTTATTCATGTAACACTTGTTCCGTATTTAAGTGGTTCGGAAGAACATAAAACAAAACCCACACAGCATTCAGTAAAAGAATTGCAGGGAAGTGGAATTCATCCAGACATAGTCGTACTCCGTTCGGATCGTCCGCTGGAAGAGTCTGTGTTCCAAAAAATATCACTATTTTGTAATGTGAAAGCAGATTGTGTGATAGAAAATCGCACACTTCCTAATCTATATGAAGCGCCTCTTATGCTGGAAGAATCGAATTTTTCATCTGTTGTCTGCAGAGAATTACAATTGCATACAAAGGAAGCAGATCTGCAGGAATGGAAAGAACTTGTTCGAAAAATACATAATCGCTCAGGTGAAGTTAAAATTGCTCTTGTAGGAAAATATGTAAAGCTTCGTGATGCATACTTATCAGTTGCAGAGGCAATGCGGCATGCCGGTTATGAGAAACATACACATATTTGTATCCATTGGATTGACTCAGAACATCTAACAAAAGAAAACTTGCAAGAAACACTGAAAGGAATTCATGGAATTATTGTTCCAGGAGGGTTCGGAGAACGTGGGGTTGAAGGAATGATTCTTGCGGCAGACTATGCCAGAGAACAAAAAATCCCATATCTTGGCATTTGTCTTGGAATGCAGATTGCTGTAATTGCCTGCGCAAGAAGTGCGGCTGGGATTACAGATGCCAATTCAGGTGAGTTCGATGAACAATGTAAGCACAAAGTGATTGATTTTATGCCGGGACAGCAGGATTGTATTGAAAAAGGAGGAACACTGCGATTGGGAAGCTACCCTTGCCGGATACGAAAAGGAACAGTGTTGAAAAAATGCTATGGATCAAGTTATATTGAGGAACGCCATCGTCATCGCTATGAAATGAATAATGAGTACCGCAGTATACTTAGTAATGTAGGTTTGATCATTAGTGGAACTTCGCCGGATGACCGGCTTGTAGAGGCAATAGAATGGAAGTCACATCCATTTTATATAGGTGTACAGTTTCATCCGGAATTTAAAAGCCGCCCGAACCGTACACATCCACTTTTTCGGGAATTTATTCAGGCAGCACTGAATCGAAAAGCAGAAGAAGGAAGTGAAGAGGTGGCAGAAAATGATGAAACAATTTGA
- a CDS encoding glutamine synthetase III: protein MKQISEYFGSLVFDDRVMKASLPANVYQSLRKTIDEGAKLESGVANAVAEAMKEWAVTHGATHYTHWFQPLTGITAEKHDSFISPSPDGGVIMEFSGKELIKGEPDASSFPSGGLRATFEARGYTAWDPTSYAFIKEKILCIPTAFCSYGGEALDKKTPLLRSMKALNKQALRILRLFGDDEVRCVHTSVGTEQEYFLITKEMYEQRKDLRFTGRTLFGAKPPKGQEMDDHYFGAIKPRVEAYMEDLNKELWKLGIFAKTEHNEVAPAQHELAPIYTTTNIATDHNQLTMEMMQKVAEKHGLVCLLHEKPFAGVNGSGKHNNWSLTTDSGVNLLSPGETPHENAQFLLFLCAVIKAVDDYQDLLRISVATAGNDHRLGANEAPPAVVSMFLGDELNAILEAIEHDRPYEGAEKMQMKLGADVLPKFRRDTTDRNRTSPFAFTGNKFEFRMLGSSNSIACANIMLNSAVAESLKIYADRLEQAKDFEQTLHAMIQKTIRDHKYIIFNGNGYDDTWIWEATEKRGLKNYRTTPDCMPHLLDEKNVKMLTSHKVFSEAELKSRCEIMLENYCKTIIIEANTMVDMARTEIIPAVESYTLELAKTAALKRTVDAALACRYESTLIRKLSVLTDEMAIRTEALEEVLLKLQETDCVLKQSYQIRDTLLTKMSELRVACDEAETLTAKKYWPFPTYGDLLFGVS from the coding sequence ATGAAACAGATTTCAGAATATTTTGGCAGCCTTGTGTTTGATGACAGAGTAATGAAAGCAAGTTTACCGGCGAATGTATATCAGTCTTTGCGTAAAACAATAGATGAAGGAGCAAAACTTGAAAGTGGCGTTGCAAATGCGGTGGCAGAAGCAATGAAAGAATGGGCTGTTACACATGGCGCAACTCATTATACTCATTGGTTTCAGCCGTTAACCGGAATTACGGCTGAAAAACATGACAGCTTTATTTCTCCATCACCTGATGGAGGAGTAATCATGGAATTTTCAGGAAAAGAATTGATAAAAGGGGAGCCGGATGCATCATCCTTTCCATCAGGAGGACTGAGAGCGACTTTTGAGGCAAGGGGGTATACTGCCTGGGATCCGACATCGTATGCGTTTATCAAAGAAAAGATACTTTGTATTCCAACAGCGTTCTGTTCTTATGGGGGAGAAGCGCTTGATAAAAAAACACCTCTGCTGCGTTCAATGAAAGCACTTAATAAACAGGCGCTTAGAATTTTGCGATTATTTGGGGATGATGAAGTGAGATGCGTACATACATCTGTTGGAACGGAACAGGAATACTTTCTAATTACAAAAGAAATGTACGAACAGAGGAAGGATCTGCGCTTTACAGGAAGAACTTTGTTTGGAGCAAAACCGCCAAAAGGTCAGGAAATGGATGACCATTATTTTGGAGCTATTAAGCCACGGGTGGAAGCGTATATGGAAGATCTTAATAAAGAATTATGGAAACTTGGAATTTTTGCTAAAACAGAACATAACGAAGTAGCTCCGGCACAGCATGAACTTGCACCAATTTATACAACAACCAACATTGCTACAGATCATAACCAGCTTACGATGGAGATGATGCAGAAAGTTGCAGAAAAACACGGACTTGTTTGTTTGCTTCATGAAAAACCGTTTGCAGGGGTTAATGGCAGCGGTAAGCACAATAACTGGTCACTGACTACAGATTCTGGTGTCAATCTGCTTTCGCCTGGAGAAACACCGCATGAGAATGCACAGTTTCTGTTGTTTTTATGTGCAGTTATTAAGGCGGTAGATGATTATCAGGATCTTCTTAGAATATCTGTTGCGACGGCTGGGAATGATCATCGTCTCGGAGCCAATGAAGCGCCGCCGGCTGTTGTATCAATGTTCCTTGGGGATGAGTTAAACGCGATATTGGAGGCTATCGAACATGACCGCCCTTATGAAGGTGCGGAGAAAATGCAGATGAAACTCGGCGCTGATGTTCTTCCGAAATTCCGGAGAGATACAACGGATCGAAATCGTACATCTCCATTTGCATTTACCGGAAATAAGTTTGAATTTCGAATGCTTGGTTCATCAAATAGTATTGCATGTGCAAATATTATGCTAAATAGTGCAGTGGCAGAAAGCTTGAAAATCTATGCAGACAGGCTTGAACAGGCAAAGGATTTTGAACAGACGCTGCATGCTATGATACAAAAAACAATCCGCGATCATAAATATATTATTTTCAATGGAAATGGTTATGATGATACATGGATTTGGGAAGCAACAGAAAAACGCGGATTAAAAAATTACCGTACAACACCAGACTGTATGCCACATTTGCTTGATGAGAAAAATGTGAAGATGCTGACATCGCATAAGGTGTTTTCCGAAGCAGAATTAAAATCCAGATGCGAGATTATGCTCGAAAATTATTGCAAAACAATTATTATTGAAGCAAACACAATGGTAGATATGGCGCGGACAGAGATTATCCCGGCAGTAGAGTCCTACACACTGGAACTTGCAAAAACAGCAGCATTAAAAAGGACAGTGGATGCTGCACTTGCATGTCGTTACGAAAGTACATTGATCCGAAAACTGTCTGTGTTGACAGATGAGATGGCAATACGGACAGAAGCACTGGAGGAAGTATTACTAAAACTTCAAGAGACAGACTGTGTGCTGAAACAGTCTTATCAGATTAGGGATACACTTCTTACTAAAATGAGTGAACTTCGGGTCGCATGCGATGAAGCTGAAACATTGACAGCGAAGAAATATTGGCCGTTTCCAACTTACGGAGATCTTTTATTTGGCGTAAGTTAA
- a CDS encoding alpha-hydroxy-acid oxidizing protein produces the protein MSIEYLSPEFEILRDDRKCICCRICEQQCANEVHIYDSQHHSIQCNDSKCVNCQRCVSLCPTKALKIIPNRNTLRDNLNWTGNIIKEIYKQANSGGVLLSSMGNPSSLPVYWDHILLNASQVTNPSIDPLREPMETKIYLGKKPQTVARTPDGQFSYNLSPQLELSIPVLFSGMSYGSISYNAHKALAEAASALGIFYNTGEGGLHEDFYRYGENTIVQVASGRFGVHERYLNAAAAIEIKMGQGAKPGIGGHLPGSKIVGDISRTRMIPEGSDAISPAPHHDIYSIEDLRQLVFSLKEATSYKKPIIVKVAAVHNIAAIASGIARSGADIIAIDGFRGGTGAAPTRIRDHVGIPIELALASVDTRLREEGIRNNVSIIAGGSIRNSADIVKAIALGADACYIATAALLALGCHLCRNCQSGKCNWGIATQLPELVSRLDPQVGAHRLVQLLTAWKYEIKELMGAMGINSIEALRGNRLMLRGIGLSSEELEILGIAHAGN, from the coding sequence ATGAGTATTGAATACCTTTCGCCAGAATTTGAAATACTCCGGGATGACCGGAAGTGCATTTGCTGCCGTATCTGCGAACAACAATGCGCAAATGAAGTACATATTTATGATTCCCAGCATCACTCTATACAGTGTAACGATTCAAAATGTGTTAACTGTCAACGATGCGTTTCCTTATGTCCTACTAAAGCGTTAAAAATCATTCCAAACAGAAATACATTGCGCGATAATCTCAACTGGACTGGAAATATTATAAAAGAAATCTACAAGCAGGCAAACAGCGGCGGTGTTCTACTTTCTTCTATGGGAAATCCCTCTTCGCTTCCGGTATACTGGGATCATATTCTACTTAATGCCTCTCAAGTGACTAATCCATCCATCGACCCTCTGAGAGAACCCATGGAAACCAAAATCTATCTCGGAAAAAAACCGCAAACAGTTGCCCGCACTCCAGATGGACAGTTTTCCTACAATCTGTCGCCGCAATTGGAATTATCAATACCAGTTCTTTTTTCCGGTATGAGTTATGGCTCCATCAGTTATAATGCCCACAAAGCTCTCGCCGAAGCTGCCTCTGCACTTGGTATCTTTTACAACACTGGAGAAGGAGGGCTTCACGAAGATTTCTATCGTTATGGAGAAAATACTATTGTTCAAGTTGCTTCAGGTCGTTTTGGTGTTCATGAGCGCTATCTAAATGCAGCCGCAGCTATTGAAATAAAAATGGGTCAAGGAGCTAAACCTGGTATCGGCGGCCATCTTCCGGGCTCTAAAATTGTCGGTGATATCTCACGCACAAGAATGATTCCTGAAGGTTCTGATGCAATTTCTCCTGCACCACACCATGATATCTATTCTATCGAGGATTTGCGACAACTTGTATTTTCTTTAAAAGAAGCCACTTCATATAAAAAACCAATCATAGTAAAGGTTGCCGCTGTTCATAATATTGCTGCAATTGCCAGCGGAATTGCGCGAAGTGGTGCAGATATCATCGCAATAGATGGCTTTCGTGGTGGTACTGGTGCAGCCCCTACCCGTATCCGTGATCATGTCGGCATTCCTATCGAACTTGCGCTTGCTTCAGTCGATACCCGCCTTCGTGAAGAAGGCATCCGAAACAATGTATCAATTATTGCAGGTGGAAGCATTCGCAACTCTGCTGATATCGTCAAAGCCATTGCCCTTGGCGCCGATGCCTGCTATATTGCTACAGCTGCTCTGTTAGCACTTGGCTGTCACCTGTGCCGAAATTGTCAAAGCGGAAAATGCAATTGGGGGATTGCAACGCAACTTCCAGAATTGGTCTCCAGACTAGATCCTCAGGTTGGAGCTCATCGCCTCGTCCAGCTTTTAACTGCCTGGAAGTATGAAATCAAGGAACTCATGGGGGCAATGGGAATAAATTCTATTGAAGCGCTCCGCGGCAATCGTCTCATGCTTCGCGGAATCGGACTTAGTTCAGAAGAATTAGAGATTCTTGGTATTGCCCATGCTGGTAATTAA
- a CDS encoding glutamate synthase, with amino-acid sequence MKIIHAAHLTYKDINAALRQLEETYVINNCCGQRFIAAGMSGKTITINGIAGNALGAYLNTGKIIVRANAQDAVGDTMNGGTILIHGNVGDAVGYAMRGGRIYINGNAGYRAGIHMKAYQEKIPVMIIGGYAGSFLGEYQAGGIIVVLGLHNLNHPLVGNFPCTGMHGGKLFLRGSYNSLSFPSQVTVREASDKDMQEIFPYLSEYCTEFQYDLKAILNSTFTVITPNTNNPYQQMYVAN; translated from the coding sequence ATGAAAATAATTCATGCTGCTCATTTAACCTACAAGGATATAAATGCTGCACTACGGCAGCTGGAAGAAACCTATGTAATCAACAACTGTTGTGGACAGCGCTTTATCGCTGCTGGAATGTCCGGTAAAACAATTACAATTAATGGCATTGCTGGTAATGCACTCGGTGCTTATTTAAACACTGGAAAAATCATTGTTCGTGCAAATGCCCAGGATGCTGTCGGCGACACGATGAACGGTGGAACAATTCTGATTCATGGCAATGTAGGTGATGCTGTCGGATATGCTATGAGAGGCGGGCGTATCTATATTAATGGAAATGCCGGTTATCGTGCAGGAATTCACATGAAAGCCTACCAAGAAAAAATACCCGTCATGATCATCGGAGGATATGCAGGAAGCTTTCTTGGAGAATATCAGGCAGGTGGGATCATTGTTGTTCTTGGCCTTCATAATCTTAATCACCCACTGGTCGGTAATTTCCCTTGTACCGGAATGCATGGCGGCAAACTTTTTCTGCGCGGCAGCTATAATTCACTGTCATTTCCATCACAGGTTACTGTCCGCGAAGCATCTGACAAAGATATGCAGGAAATTTTCCCCTATTTATCAGAATACTGTACCGAATTTCAATATGATTTAAAAGCAATATTAAATTCTACATTTACTGTAATTACTCCAAACACAAACAATCCGTATCAACAAATGTATGTGGCAAATTAG
- a CDS encoding glutamine synthetase, whose translation MKYSIQEIIQYIKEEDVKFIRLAFCDVFGKQKNISIMPDELPRAFTFGIAIDASAIEGFGDETHSDLLLHPEADTLMPLPWRPEQGRVVRMFCTITYPDGQPFEYDCRSILKKAVQTAKAAGLSFFFGTEQEFYLFCLDEHGNPTKKPYDQAGYMDIAPEDRGENIRREICLTLEQMGIRPESSHHEDGPGQNEIDFRYSDPLTAADNAATFQTVVKTIAMRNGLAADFSPKPLPDQAGNGFHINISVKSFNHTDYMGEMIAGILDKVADITLFLNPSESSYQRFGQNKAPKYISWSSENRSQLVRVPAAVGEYRRAELRSPDPTANTYLAFTLLIYASLHGISEHLSLPPAADLNLFKADANTLSHFKKLPDNLQSARVLASQSSFVKSCLPKALIELYCH comes from the coding sequence ATGAAATATTCCATACAAGAAATAATACAATACATCAAGGAGGAAGATGTGAAATTCATTCGCCTTGCCTTTTGTGACGTATTTGGAAAACAGAAAAATATATCCATCATGCCGGATGAACTTCCAAGAGCATTTACTTTTGGAATTGCTATCGATGCTTCTGCAATTGAGGGCTTTGGCGATGAAACTCATTCAGATCTTCTACTTCACCCAGAAGCAGATACTTTGATGCCTCTTCCATGGAGGCCTGAGCAAGGACGAGTTGTGCGGATGTTTTGTACTATTACATACCCGGATGGTCAGCCCTTTGAATATGATTGCCGCTCTATTTTAAAAAAAGCTGTCCAGACTGCCAAAGCCGCCGGACTTTCTTTCTTTTTTGGAACCGAACAGGAGTTTTATCTGTTCTGCCTTGATGAACATGGAAATCCAACAAAAAAACCATATGATCAGGCTGGTTACATGGACATTGCTCCTGAAGACCGTGGAGAAAACATCCGTCGTGAAATTTGTCTGACGCTAGAGCAGATGGGCATACGCCCCGAAAGTTCCCATCATGAAGATGGTCCAGGACAAAATGAGATTGATTTCCGATATTCCGATCCGTTAACCGCTGCTGATAATGCTGCAACATTTCAGACCGTTGTTAAAACCATTGCTATGCGCAATGGACTTGCCGCCGATTTCAGCCCAAAGCCACTGCCAGACCAGGCCGGAAATGGATTTCACATTAATATCTCTGTGAAATCCTTCAACCACACTGATTATATGGGCGAAATGATTGCTGGAATACTTGATAAAGTTGCGGATATAACATTGTTTTTAAACCCGTCCGAATCATCTTATCAGCGTTTCGGACAAAACAAAGCTCCAAAGTATATTTCCTGGTCAAGTGAAAATCGTTCACAGTTAGTCCGTGTTCCGGCTGCCGTTGGGGAATATCGGCGTGCAGAACTTCGCTCACCAGATCCAACTGCCAACACTTATCTGGCATTTACATTACTGATCTATGCCAGCCTTCACGGAATTTCTGAACATCTGTCTTTACCTCCGGCTGCAGATCTGAATCTTTTTAAAGCGGATGCAAACACTTTATCTCATTTCAAAAAATTACCGGATAATCTGCAGTCTGCACGCGTTCTGGCATCACAAAGCAGTTTTGTAAAAAGTTGCCTACCAAAAGCTCTCATTGAGCTGTACTGCCATTAA
- a CDS encoding ANTAR domain-containing protein yields the protein MSLKERIYKILLISSRDTFSSSFEALLPPTRYQLSYTATSINSAKQILTEHSFDFVIINSPLTDDAGIRFAMDTCERSQIVVLLLIRHDIHAEIHDKVTENGVFTLPKPTSKATLLQALGWMESARERFRIFEKKSLSIEDKMAEIRIVNKAKWILISELNMSEPDAHYYIEKKSMDQCISKRTVAEEIIRTYS from the coding sequence ATGAGCTTAAAAGAACGGATTTACAAAATACTTCTTATTTCTTCCAGAGATACTTTCTCCTCCTCTTTTGAAGCTTTGCTGCCTCCAACGCGATATCAACTTTCATATACCGCCACAAGCATCAATTCTGCAAAGCAGATTTTAACCGAACACAGCTTTGATTTTGTAATCATCAATTCTCCTCTTACAGACGATGCCGGAATTCGATTCGCAATGGACACTTGTGAACGCAGCCAGATTGTTGTTCTTCTTCTTATCCGTCATGATATCCACGCAGAAATCCATGATAAAGTCACCGAGAATGGTGTATTTACACTTCCTAAACCTACTTCAAAAGCTACCTTACTTCAGGCACTCGGTTGGATGGAAAGTGCTCGGGAACGCTTTCGCATTTTTGAAAAAAAATCACTATCTATTGAGGATAAAATGGCAGAAATTCGAATCGTTAATAAGGCTAAATGGATTCTCATCAGTGAGCTGAATATGAGTGAACCAGATGCGCATTATTATATTGAAAAGAAATCGATGGATCAATGTATTTCTAAACGTACTGTAGCCGAAGAAATTATCCGTACTTATTCATAA
- a CDS encoding peptidoglycan-binding protein, with amino-acid sequence MYLHAAEASSFGKLQLQVTSEIDTIPITDATITISYTGIPETPLETLTTNSSGQTEIIDLPTPPVEYSLDPSIFEQPYSEYTFDITAPGYEPVNISGAELLADVTALQQVSMRPLTPENATPEIFNIPAHTLYAEYPPKIPEAEIKPVNESGEIVLSRVVIPEFIVVHDGSPRDNTAKNYYVKYKDYIKNVASSEIYATWPTNTIRANVLAIMSFTLNRVYTEWYRNQGYDFTITSSTAFDHKWIHNRNIYDSISLVVDELFADYLSRPNVKQPILTQYCDGRQVQCPNWMTQWGSKELGDQGYSAIDILRSFYGEDMYINSAQEISGIPSSWPGYVLQIGSSGEKVRQMQQQLNVIAGAYPAIPKIDADGIFGPRTSESVRIFQGVFGLPKTGTVDYRTWYKISEIYVGVSRIAELQ; translated from the coding sequence ATGTATTTACACGCTGCCGAAGCTTCCTCTTTTGGAAAGCTGCAACTTCAAGTCACATCCGAAATCGATACGATTCCAATTACAGATGCAACCATAACTATTTCCTATACAGGAATTCCGGAAACACCACTTGAAACACTTACCACGAATTCTTCCGGACAAACAGAAATCATTGATCTTCCCACTCCTCCGGTAGAATATAGTCTTGATCCCTCCATTTTTGAACAGCCATATTCCGAATACACTTTCGATATCACTGCTCCCGGCTATGAACCTGTTAATATTTCCGGCGCAGAACTATTAGCCGATGTAACTGCGCTTCAACAGGTGTCTATGCGCCCACTTACGCCAGAGAATGCCACTCCGGAGATCTTCAATATTCCTGCTCATACGCTCTATGCGGAATATCCACCCAAAATTCCTGAAGCTGAAATTAAGCCGGTCAACGAATCCGGCGAAATCGTGTTAAGCCGGGTTGTAATTCCTGAATTCATCGTTGTACATGACGGTTCTCCACGGGACAACACTGCCAAAAACTACTATGTTAAATATAAAGACTATATCAAAAATGTAGCATCCAGTGAAATCTACGCCACCTGGCCGACAAATACCATACGGGCAAACGTATTAGCTATCATGTCCTTTACATTGAATCGTGTTTACACAGAATGGTACCGAAATCAAGGATACGATTTTACAATTACTTCCTCTACCGCTTTCGACCACAAATGGATTCACAATCGCAATATTTATGACTCCATTTCCCTCGTTGTAGATGAGCTTTTTGCCGACTATCTTTCCCGACCAAACGTAAAACAGCCAATTCTTACACAATATTGTGACGGCAGACAAGTACAATGTCCAAATTGGATGACACAGTGGGGATCTAAAGAACTGGGAGATCAGGGTTATTCTGCTATTGACATTCTCCGCTCCTTCTACGGCGAAGATATGTACATCAATTCTGCCCAGGAAATCTCCGGAATTCCTTCTTCCTGGCCTGGATATGTTCTTCAAATCGGAAGTTCCGGAGAAAAAGTGCGCCAGATGCAGCAGCAGTTAAATGTCATTGCAGGTGCATACCCAGCCATTCCTAAGATTGATGCTGACGGTATTTTCGGACCGCGCACTTCAGAAAGTGTACGAATCTTCCAGGGTGTGTTCGGACTTCCTAAAACAGGAACCGTTGACTATCGCACATGGTATAAAATTTCTGAAATCTATGTTGGCGTATCAAGAATTGCTGAACTCCAATAG
- the gap gene encoding type I glyceraldehyde-3-phosphate dehydrogenase, with product MAVKVAINGFGRIGRLAFRQMFGAEGFEIVAINDLTSPKMLAHLLKYDSTQGRYALCDKVEAGEDSITVDGKEIKIYAKADAAELPWGEIGVDVVLECTGFYTSKAKAEAHIKAGAKKVIISAPAGNDLPTIVYNVNHESLTKEDDIISAASCTTNCLAPMAKALNDLAPIKSGIMCTIHAYTGDQMTLDGPQRKGDLRRSRAAAVNIVPNSTGAAKAIGLVIPELNGKLIGSAQRVPTPTGSTTILTAVVEGNVTKEEINAAMKAAANESYGYNEDEIVSSDIVGMTYGSLFDATQTMVCPLDNGTTEVQVVSWYDNENSYTSQMVRTIKYFGKIISGEI from the coding sequence ATGGCAGTAAAAGTAGCTATTAATGGATTTGGACGTATTGGACGTCTTGCATTCAGACAGATGTTCGGAGCAGAAGGATTTGAAATCGTTGCAATCAACGACTTAACATCTCCTAAGATGCTTGCTCACTTATTAAAATATGACTCAACACAGGGAAGATATGCTCTTTGCGATAAAGTAGAAGCTGGAGAAGATTCTATCACAGTTGATGGAAAAGAAATCAAAATTTATGCGAAAGCAGATGCTGCTGAACTTCCATGGGGAGAAATCGGCGTAGATGTTGTTTTAGAGTGTACAGGATTCTACACATCTAAAGCAAAAGCAGAAGCTCATATCAAAGCAGGAGCTAAGAAAGTTATTATTTCTGCACCGGCTGGAAACGATCTTCCTACAATTGTTTACAATGTAAACCATGAATCATTAACAAAAGAAGATGACATCATTTCTGCAGCTTCTTGTACAACAAACTGCCTTGCACCAATGGCAAAAGCATTAAATGATCTTGCACCGATCAAATCTGGTATCATGTGCACAATCCATGCTTACACAGGAGATCAGATGACACTTGACGGACCACAGAGAAAAGGCGATTTAAGAAGATCTCGTGCAGCAGCAGTAAATATCGTTCCGAACAGCACAGGTGCTGCAAAAGCAATCGGTCTTGTTATTCCGGAATTAAATGGAAAATTAATCGGTTCTGCTCAGCGTGTACCAACACCTACAGGTTCTACAACAATCTTAACAGCAGTTGTTGAAGGAAATGTAACAAAAGAAGAGATCAACGCAGCTATGAAAGCAGCAGCAAATGAATCTTACGGATATAACGAAGATGAAATCGTATCAAGCGATATCGTTGGAATGACATATGGTTCTTTATTTGATGCTACTCAGACAATGGTTTGCCCATTAGACAACGGAACAACAGAAGTTCAGGTTGTTTCTTGGTATGACAACGAAAACTCTTACACAAGCCAGATGGTAAGAACAATCAAATACTTCGGTAAAATCATTTCTGGAGAAATCTAA